The DNA segment ATTCTCTCCCGCAAATCCAAACAAAGTCACCGTCTATTCCTGTGGACCTACTGTTTACAACTACGCCCATATCGGAAACCTAAGAGCGTTTCTCTTTGTCGACCTCCTCCGAAGATCCCTGAAACTTTTGGGATACGAGGTCGAAATGACCATGAACATCACGGATATAGACGACAAGATCATCCGGGATTCCATCATGAGTAAACAAAGCATTCAAGAATTTACCGCTCCGTGGACAAACGCTTTTTTTGATGATCTCGAAATGGTTTTTGCCGAAAGATTGGAACACTATCCAAAGGCGACCGAATCCATTCCCGAAATGATCGAGATCATTCAAAAACTCAAAGAGAAAGGATTGGTTTATGAGAAGGACGAAAGTCTTTATTTCTCGATCCAAAAATTTCAGAATTACGGAAAACTCAGCAAGATCGACACCACCGGAATGAAAACCGGAACCCGTTACGACACGGACGAATACGAAAAGGAAGACGTACGAGATTTCGTACTTTGGAAAGCTCCGAGGGTGGAAGGAGAGGCTCGTTGGGAAACGGAACTCGGAACCGGTCGCCCCGGTTGGCATTTGGAATGTTCCGCGATGATCCGCAAAGTGTATCACGGAGGTGTGGACATTCATACCGGCGGGGTGGATCTTCTCTTTCCTCATCACGAAAATGAAATCGCACAATCCGAAGGCGCATTTCCGAAAGAATCTTTTGTCGGAACCTGGCTTCATTCCGAACACCTTCTTGTAGACGGACAAAAGATGTCCAAGAGCAAAGGAAACTTTTATACGTTACGCGATCTTTTACAACAGGGATTGGATCCAAAATCGATCCGATTTCTTTTGATTTCCACTCACTATCGTTCCAAACTGAACTTTTCTACGGATCGGATCACGGAGGCCGCCGGAAACATCCGTAAGATTCAGAATTGTCTGGATCGTCTTTTGGAATTAGAACCCGGCTATCAACCGGAAAAAACATTCGAATTCAGTTTGTCTTTCATTCTTACTTGGAAAAAAGAATTCGAAGAATCCTTGGCGGACGATTTGAACATCTCGAAGGCCTTAGCTGTCGTTTTTGAATCGGTAAAGCGTATCAATCTATTTTGGAATTCCAAAAAAAATCCGATCGCTCAAACCCAAGCCAAAGAATTGATCCAACTCTTTTATTGGTATGATAAACTTTTAGGAGTTCTTGACTTTACGTCAAAAAAGGATCTGATCGATTCTGAAATCGATTCCCTCATAACACAAAGACAAGAAGCCCGAAAGAATAAAGACTTTGCCCGTTCGGATGCGATTCGGGATCAGCTTTTGGAACAGGGAATCTTGATCGAGGATACAAAAGACGGAATTCGCTGGAGAAGAAAATAGCCAGACAGGAATACATATTCGGAAAGAGAACTCTGATCGAACTGACGGAGGCGCATCAGGGAAAGGAACATTCTTTTCCCTTTATCGAGTTGTATGTAAAAGAAAATTCGGGAACCGAGATCACCGAAAAAATTCTAAAAAAACTTCCCTCATTTGTAAAAGTTCATAAAGTCTCGACCGCAAAGTTAGACGCTCTTGTCCCCGGAAGAAATCATCAAGGCCTCGTCGCACTCAAAGCGATAAAACAAACCACGGATAAGAAAAATCTGGAAGAATTTCTTTCCGAAAAACCGGGGGCCTTTCTCATTCTGGACCGAATCCAAGATCCCGGAAATTTGGGGAATATTTTGAGAACCGCGGAATGTTTCGGGATTCGGAACATCATTCTTCCCGATCGAGAATCCGCGGGGATCACACCCGTTGTGGAAAAAGTCTCCTCGGGTGCTCTTTCTTTTTTAAGAATTTTTACGGTCAAAAACCTAGCCAATACTCTCGAACTTTTCAAAGACAACGGTTATTGGATCGTTTCCACAAGCGATCGTGGAATCGAAGACTGGTCCAAACTGCCGGAAACAAAGGAATTGGCGATTTTGATGGGAAACGAAGGAGAAGGAGTCAAACGGATTCTCATGGAAAAATCCGATTTTGTTCTTCGAATTCCGATGCACGGAAATCTTTCCTCGCTAAACGTAACCGTCGCAACAGGCGTCGTTCTCGACCGGATCGTAAATCGGAAATAATCCGCGCCTTTTCATCTTCGAGGATGGTTGTTTTTTCGGCGGATCCTTTCCATTCAACCCAACCGGATTTCCTCCCTTTCAAAAATTAGAGTCGTTTTTATACCGATTATCTCTTGCAATTTTCTTTTTAAAGTGATGTATTGAAAGCAATGAAATCCTATCGCCTGATCCGTGTAATATCCGTTTTTCTGATTTTGATTTCCACGTTTTTATCCTGCAACTTATCCTGGAACGACGTGGAGGAAAAACTCAATCTCAAAAAGAAAAAATCCATCGTCGATGAAATTTTGGGTACGATTACGTTTGTGTTTTGG comes from the Leptospira sp. WS92.C1 genome and includes:
- the cysS gene encoding cysteine--tRNA ligase, with product MIEIYFHNSLSGKKEKFSPANPNKVTVYSCGPTVYNYAHIGNLRAFLFVDLLRRSLKLLGYEVEMTMNITDIDDKIIRDSIMSKQSIQEFTAPWTNAFFDDLEMVFAERLEHYPKATESIPEMIEIIQKLKEKGLVYEKDESLYFSIQKFQNYGKLSKIDTTGMKTGTRYDTDEYEKEDVRDFVLWKAPRVEGEARWETELGTGRPGWHLECSAMIRKVYHGGVDIHTGGVDLLFPHHENEIAQSEGAFPKESFVGTWLHSEHLLVDGQKMSKSKGNFYTLRDLLQQGLDPKSIRFLLISTHYRSKLNFSTDRITEAAGNIRKIQNCLDRLLELEPGYQPEKTFEFSLSFILTWKKEFEESLADDLNISKALAVVFESVKRINLFWNSKKNPIAQTQAKELIQLFYWYDKLLGVLDFTSKKDLIDSEIDSLITQRQEARKNKDFARSDAIRDQLLEQGILIEDTKDGIRWRRK
- the rlmB gene encoding 23S rRNA (guanosine(2251)-2'-O)-methyltransferase RlmB, with translation MEKKIARQEYIFGKRTLIELTEAHQGKEHSFPFIELYVKENSGTEITEKILKKLPSFVKVHKVSTAKLDALVPGRNHQGLVALKAIKQTTDKKNLEEFLSEKPGAFLILDRIQDPGNLGNILRTAECFGIRNIILPDRESAGITPVVEKVSSGALSFLRIFTVKNLANTLELFKDNGYWIVSTSDRGIEDWSKLPETKELAILMGNEGEGVKRILMEKSDFVLRIPMHGNLSSLNVTVATGVVLDRIVNRK